The DNA sequence GAATATGGGGAGATCTATAAGGTCATCACCGATATAACATATTTCTTCATCCCGGAAATCATATTTCTCTTGTATCGCCTTATAAGCTTCTAATTTGTTTTTAAAACCTTGATATACATCTTCAATACTTAACTCTTTTGCCCTGTGAATAACAGCCTTACTGGTTCTTCCACTAATAATGGCAGTTTTAATGCCAACACGATGAAGATATGAGATACCTGTGCCATCAAGGACGTGGAATGCCTTGATCTCATATCCATTAACATCGATGTAAATACTGCCATCCGTTAAAACACCATCAACATCGATAATGACAAGTTTTATATTCTTCACTGCAGATTTAAAATCCAACCTCTAATAAATCCTGCACATCTATAATACCTATGGGCGTATTGGAACCATCAACCACGGGGAGCTGATCGATCTTATAATCCTTCAATATCTTATATGCCTCAGCGGCCAGGCATCGGGCATTTATAACCTTGGGAGACCGGGTCATAACCTCTTTTACCCTGTATTGTAAAAATGATACACCATTTTTCAGATGTCTTCTCAAATCACCATCAGTAAAAAACCCTACCAGTTTATTCTGTTTATCGACAATACTCACAGCTCCAGGCTTACCTGCTGTTTCTGTCATAATGGTAAGAACATCCAATAAGATCATATCCTCATCTGCTACAGGATTTCCTTCGTTCTTGCGCATAACCATTTCTACCGTAAGTAATTTCCTTCCCAGCTCTCCGCCAGGGTGATAGAAGGCATAGTCCTCTTTGCTGAGATTTCGTTTTTTAAATATGGTAAGGGCTAAAGCATCACCCAGAGCAAGCATTGCAGTTGAGCTTGCTGACGGCGCAAGGCCCAAAGGACATGGCTCCTTAATCTTCCCGATATCAAGCACAACATCACTGTGAGAAGCCAGGGAAGATTTATTATTTCCGGTAATGGCTATCACCTTTGCCCCGATTTGTTTAACAAAAGGCAGGAGGGTAACAACTTCTGTTTCACCACTGTTAGAGAGCGCAAGGATAATGTCATTGGCCACGATGCGCCCAAGGTCGCCATGTCTTGCTTCAGATGAATGAATCCAATATGATGGAGTACCTGTACTGGCCAATGTTGCAGAAATTTTCTGACCAATAATCCCTGCCTTTCCAATACCAGTAACTATCACCCGTCCTTTACAGGTAAAGATTAAATCGACGGCCTTTTGAAAACTATGATCTAGCCGGTCGATCAAATTCCTTACTGCTTCCGATTCCATGAATAATATTTCTTTTGCATATGCAGTGTCGGACAGAGATTTTTCTTTCATAAAATTTTTTTCATCTGGTTAGCGGGGATAAAGACTCATGGAGATTTGTTTTTAAAACAACCGTAGTGAGAGGTTTTTGTCTGTCCAAGTCCGGGCTACAAGAATAAGAGATTCTGACAGCGTTGTGTAGTCTCATGAGAAAATAAGATAAATTTTGAGAATTATTATAGTGTTCATTTCTTTAATATTCAAGAGAAAAGAGTGCTAGGAAAGGGTTGATTAAGTGTTCTTTGCTTGACAACTTATTTCTCATGTGTTACGATGCTAAAATATAAAAAGAGAGGAGGATTTATTTATTTGTGGATCTTAATAACTTAATTATATCAATTCCTGCGATACTCTATGCACTAACAATTCATGAGTACTTTCATGGTTGGGCAGCTAACAGGCTTGGCGACCCCACAGCAAGGCTACAGGGGAGGTTGACGCTAAATCCATTAGCGCATATCGATATTCTCGGCGCATTATGTTTTGTCTTTGCCCATTTTGGATGGGGCAAGCCTGTCCCTATTAATCCCTACAATTTTAAAAATCCCCGCCGGGATAATATGATCGTATCCTTTGCAGGACCTGCTTCTAATTTTGCTTCTGCATTTTTATTTGGCGTAATTTTTCAACTCTTAAGGAAAATGCCATTTATACCGGCGAATATGTCTGCCCTTTTTTATAATTTACTCATATCAGGAATTATCATGAACCTGTCGCTGGCATTTTTTAATATGATTCCTTTATTCCCTTTAGATGGTTCCCATATTATGGAAAGTCTATTACCTTATGAGATGTCTCAAAAATACAAACAAATCGAACGCTACAGTCCGTTTATCCTGCTGGGACTAATCATCCTGGGAAACTACGGGGGTATCTCGATTTTAGGCATGATAATTGGACCGCCTATCCAGTATTTTTTAAGATTATTTACGGGTTTATAATTGAACACAAAATAGTTTTTTGTCCCCTTGTTTATTTCCTGTAAAGTAAAAGATGAAGGGATATTACACTATTACACCCCTTGTGGCATACCGAAGAGTTAGGGACGTACTCTCCCGTATACTTGTATACGTTGCTCATCGCATAATTCCAGCCAAAAACACCGGTACTGTTGATATCGCTTCCTGGAATAACGCTTATGATGGTTGAATAAGTTAAAAGCAAATAAGAAATGACGGACGGATATAAAATAGAATTGGATATATATAATGGACCGGTCGATTTACTCCTTTATTTAATCCAAAGAGAGGAAGTAAATATCTATGATATTCCCATTGCGCGGATTACAGATCAATATTTACAACACGTGGAAGCGCTGCAAACCCTGGATATGAATATTGCAGGAGATTTTTTGGTAATGGCGGCAACGCTCATGTATATCAAATCCTATATGCTTCTTCCACGCACAGAGGCACAAGGGGATGAAGAAGAGAATATAGACCCGCGCTTATCCCTTGTAAAGCAATTACTGGAATACAAACGGTATAAAGAAAGCACTTTTATCCTGGAACGAAGGGCTGCCGAATGGGAAAAGAGATTAGCGCGGCCGTACAAAGAACTCCCTGCCGAGACATCCGATAAAGAAGAAGAGATAGCCCTGGAAGGGATAGGCATATGGGATCTTTTGCAAAGGTTTTCTCAACTGATGAAGCAAACATTATCTGATGTGTCTGCGAAAGTCACCTATGATGATACGCCAATACAGGAATATATGGATATGGTTGTGAAAAAGGTTCATACTCACACCTCAATAGCCTTTGCAGACCTTTTTACCGGAATACAGGAAAGGATCCGGATTATTGGATTCTTTTTAGCTTTATTGGAATTAGTCCGTTTACATAAAATAAGGATTGAACAACCAGAAAACTATGCGGATATTCAGATATCTCTCCATAGTTCTCCTTTAGACGAAGGTTTACATTATTAAAACCATTACAATTTTAATTTGAAATTGTGAAGGTAGTTTGTTACCATCTTAACTTTATCAATAATTTTAGCTATAAAGTAATCATCTTTAGGTTAAAATGAAATTTTTTATTGCCTTATCACTTAATCTTTACTTGTTATGATTACCAGGGAATTACTGGATATTCTCGCCTGTCCGCTCTGCAAAACTGATGTCAGGCTGGAAGGGGACAGGATTGTTTGTACCAATTGCGGACGACGATATCCTATAAGAGATGATATTCCTGTAATGCTTATCGATGAGGCTGAGCTACCGGAGAAACCGAAAAAGGAAAGGTAATGGATAAAAAGGCGCTTATTGCAATGATTATTTGTGGGGTAATTATGTTGTTATATTACCCTTTTATATTACCCCTTCTTTCTAAAAAGCCGGAATCACCTCAGGGGTGGTAGAACCTATTTCAGAAAAGACCCAGGAACAAGAGAAAAAGGTTATTGGCAAACCTGGGCAGTCAGCAATAATGCCTGTGGAATCGATTAAACCTCAGACGGAAATTCCCCGAAAAGAGATTATCATAGAAAATGAACTGGTAAAGATGGTATGGACAAATGAAGGGGCAGCACTGAAGTCTGTAAAACTCAAGCGTTTTAAGGATCCGGAGGCAAAAGAAACCCTTGAGTTGCTAAAAGAAGATACTACGGAATACCGTCCACTCGCTATTGATACTATCCTTGGAAAATCCGACTTTCGGGAATGGCGATATACCATTGCTGAGCATAGTAAGGATAAAATCGTATTTACGTGCAGCCTGGAAGAGGGAATCAATATTATGAAAACCATTAGTCTGCCCCCGGATAAATACCATGTAAATGTGGACGTTGTCTTGGAGAATAAGACCGATGATGATGTTTCGCTCGCATACAGCGTTATTGCATCCTCCATGATCATGCACGAGGGAGAACCTTCGACTGATATGGCTGCAGTCGCTGGTGTGGATATGGGAAATAAACGGATTAAATTAGTCAGCACATCGCCAAAGAACTTGCCTCTCAAAAATGAATCTGTAGGTATTTCCTGGGCTGGATCGATGAATAAGTATTTTGCTACGATCTTAAAACCTGCATCCAGTGATTGGGTTGGGGCAGTGAATGCACAGGCATTTGATGCTCAGGGTATTCCTATAAATGAAAAGGCAGAACATGGGGATTTCATGGTTAGTATACAAACCAATAAACTTCGTATCCTTCCCCATGATATGGTTAAACACAACTATTTATATTTTGTAGGACCCAAAAAAGAGGAGATTCTTCAACACTATGAGACTTTGGATGCACTTCTCACGTATGGCTGGTTAAACGCAATCAGCAAGGCGCTTTTAGCTTTTTTAAATGCTGTTCACCGTGTGCTTCCTAATTATGGCCTCTCCATTATTGTGTTGACTATCCTTATTAAAATAATCCTTTTTCCGCTCACAAAAAAAAGTCAGGTTTCCATGTTTAGAATGCAGCAGTTGCAGCCTATGATTAATCAGCTAAAGGAAAAGTATAAGCATGATAAGCAACGGATGGGCAAGGAACAGATGTTGTTATTTAAAAAGTATGGCGCTAACCCAATGAGCGGCTGCTTACCGATGTTGTTACAACTTCCGGTATTTTTCGCACTCTTCCGTACCTTACAACTTTCTTTTGAAATGAGACAAGCCCCATTTGTCCTGTGGATCAATGATCTCTCAAGGCCTGACACTTTAATGACCCTTCCGTTTACTATCCCTTTTATAGGGAATGCCCTCAATATTTTACCATTAGTTATGACAGGCGCTTCATTTGTTCAAATGAAGACGACGCCGAAAGCCCCTGCGGCAGACCCCCAGGCGCAGGCCCAACAAAAGATGATGTCGTTTATGCCCATTATGTTTGCTTTCATTTTGTATAACATGCCATCAGGCCTTACCCTTTACTGGACAGTAAGTACGGTATTTAGTATTATTGAAGGTATTATAATCAGGAAATCTATTAAAAAGATAAAAATAAAATAGGCCTTCGGTGACTTTTATCTCTTCGTCAGATGTAGGGCAAGGCTTCAGCCTTGCCTCCCCGCCAGAATATATGCGCACGGGGATAGCAACCCTAAAGGGTTACCCTACAGAATTGAAGTTCCTATACATGAAAATAACTGCTCTATGTTCCCCGAAACTCAAGATACCATCGTGGCAGCTTCCACACCATCGGGGAGGTCTCTTTGCGCAATCATAAAGATCAGCGGTCCTGAAGCCATTCAGTGTATTAAAGATATTTTTATACCAACCCCTCAGGTTAATTTGGAACATATCCCCACCTACACCTCACTATGCGGGCATATTCATCTTCCGGCTGAACATGTTACTATTCCCGTAGTTTTATATATCATGAAACAACCCTATTCTTACACAAGAGAGGATGTCGTGGAAATTCATACCCCCGGTTCTCCGGTAATCGTCGAAATGCTCTTGTATTTCATCCTATCAAACGGGATCCAGACAAAAAAAAGTATTCGTCTTTCGCAGCCTGGCGAATTTACCAAACGCGCTTTCCTGCACGGGAGAATAGATCTTACCCAGGCAGAGGGTGTACTTCACATAATCCGTGCACAAACAGATCGTGAACTAAACAGAGCGGTTGCGCAACTGGAAGGAGATGTATCGAAGAAGATGAAACACATTCAAAATGATATAGTTTCCCTCTGTTCATATATAGAAGCTGCAATTGATTTCTCTGATCAGGATATCGAATTAATATCTACAGCAGAAATACGGAACAGGATAGAAATACTTGAAAAAAACATATTACAGTTTCTGAATCAACCGGAAACTATGAAAGTTACATCAGAAGGAATTGATACCATTTTATATGGTAATCCTAATGTTGGTAAATCGAGCCTGATCAACGCTTTACTAGGCAGAAAAAGATCTATAGTTTGTGAAATACCAGGAACAACACGGGATGTTATTACCAGTACTTTAGAAATTGAGGGTATTTGTTTCAAATTAATAGATACGGCAGGAATAGATAATACGGAAGATGTTATTATGTCCGGAGCGATGAAAATGGCACAGGCCAGTCTGAAAAGGGCGCAGATTGTCGTTTTGGTTTTCGATGGCAGTATTGATATAAGCAAACAGGTAAAGGAAATGGAATTAGAAGGTCTGACCGTCAATGTAATTGTGATTATAAATAAATGCGATCTGCAAAAAAATAAACAGATTGTCGAGATGCCGGATATGTTAAAAAAGTACCCTCTGATACATACTTCTGCTTTAACCGGGGAAGGTCTGGAAAGGCTTAAGGAACTATTAAAAGAGAGTGTTTTGGGGGGAAGAGTCAATCTGTCTGGCGACTCCACATGCTTTACCGTGCGCCAAAGAGAAGCGATACAGCGCTCCCTTCAATCAATACATCGGGCTATGGAATCAGCAGAAAATGATGAAAGCCATGAATTTATAGCATTAAGCTTGCATGAGGCAATAGATATCCTTGGCGAGATTGCCGGGGAGGTTACAACAGAAGATATTTTGGATAAGGTGTTCTCTGAATTCTGTATTGGCAAATAACATGAACAAAAGACCATCATGGGATGAATATTTTTTACGAATCACCAGGGAAGTAGCACAGAGGTCTACTTGTTTGCGAAGACAGGTAGGCGCCCTTCTGGTTATCGATAAACATATCCTGACGACAGGCTATAACGGCGCACCAAGCGGAATCCAACATTGTCTGGACATTGGCTGTTTACGGGAACAACTCAAGATACCGCCAGGGGAGAGACATGAGCTGTGTCGTGGTCTTCATGCCGAGATGAATGCCCTGCTTCAGGCGGCAAATTATGGTATAAAGATTTCCGGAGCAACTCTCTACAGCACAACCCATCCATGCTCTCTCTGTGCAAAAATGCTCGTTAATGTAGGAATCAAACGTATTGTTACCCTTACTGATTACCCTGATGCCCTTGCCAAAGAGATACTTTCAATGGCAAATATTAAAGTAGAGATTGTAACATTAGACAACCCTCCTAAGGAATAGGTTCTGAAGGAAAAAAGGAGCTATTCTTTTCTTGCATCTCTTTTTCAATCGTTGATCACTATAGATACCTTTATGAGAATATAGTTACTCAAAATACTGTTGGATCGTAAGGATGGTATGGATAAGGGCAGTCCAAAAGGGTAGTAAATGGGTAATATCATAATCCCCCTTGATCCCCCTTTAAAAAAGGGGGAAATGTGCAAGTAATTTAAGAAGGGGGGAAATGTATGAGTATTGAGAAAGTAGGAAATAATGAGGTTATTTCTTTTGTTTCGGAAAGAGGAAAGAGAATTAACAATTCCTGTATTTCCCCTTTAATAGAACTTCCCAAGCCCTTCCTTTTCAAAACACTCACCTATCTCCTCCTTTTCTAAAGCTTATCCTTACCCACAAGTTAGGTAGGGAGCGAAGGTAGAAGCAAGGTAAACCACGAAGTACACGAAGAAAGAAGAACGTAGAGAAGCAAGATTTTGCGCCTTTACAATTGAGGTAGGGGTGTGTTGCTTCGCCTCAAGAAGGGATCGATCATAAAAGGAATTTATTGAGATTTGGAACTCTCTTATTCTTCGTGTACTTCGTGTTCTTTGTGGTATTTAAGGTAGGATTGAAATGATACAGGATTTTGGATACGCCAAAATGCCTGGTTCAGGCTACAATACTAAACCGGCGATATTTTTGGCTAGAGGTCATCCCAAAACCTCAATTTAGTATCGAGAATTATTTGAGACATAGTAGGTATAAGGAGAGAATTTTTCATACTCTGTAAGCCGGTACCTGGGGTGGCACTGACAAACTTTGTTTGTCAGTGTTTTGTAATCCATATCCATGTATGCGGGTAAATAAGCATGGTCTGGGAAGTTATCTAAAAACCTCACTGTTAGTATTGAGAATCATTTGAAGATAGAGAGGTTCCCGTACAGAAATAGGTTTTGAGATAGCTTCTAAGAAGCCGTAACTTAAAAGCTACTATCTTAGCATTCAGGTTTTCATTCCTCATAGACGAGGCAATCGTTTCCTTACTATTAGATATTACATTACTTGGAATGATTTTCCTAATGGTTGAAAGTCTACTGTATCTTGATGTTCGAGTTTAACCCTGATTTCTTCAAATTTTCTGACAGTTTCCTGGGAGTAAAGGCGTTCACCGCAACGAAGACAGACTTCTGCATGTACTTTTAGAACGGCAGTGTTATTGCCCCCGCGTAAAAGTTTTTCTACCTCTTTTTCGATCATTTTACCCCCACAAATGGGGCATTTTTCAAATGGCATCATTGTCACTCTCTCCTTTCTCTCCCATTAATCCATAGATTAGGATTTGGACGATAAACAGTAATAAGCACAGCCTAAAGATTTATTTCATTGTATGCCCACACACTGTGAACAGGACAACCGCTAAAAGTCTGGCCATATATCAAACAACTTGGATACGGTTTGTCGTTCGGGTAATCCTCAATAATTTCACCATGAAAGACTGAAAAATAAACTTCATCAAATGTGAGCTTATCAGCTTCGGCTTCTTCGTCAGCATGGTCAGAGATTCTGACCCGGTTTGCTTGAATTGCTTCAATAATGTTCACAATGTTCATTCAGTTTCCATTTGTATGAAAAGATCCAATTTTTGGCTTCTATCCTCTAACAGAAGCAGGAAGTCGGAATTTATTCTTTCATTTGTGCAGAGCATTAATTAATATTTCATTCTTAAATATACTACAGATAATATCAAAATAAAATTGATTTCTGTGTTTCTTTACCATTTAAATTAATGCTATCTATTGATAAATAACACATATAGCATACGATAAATGAAGCCGAACAGAATATGGTGCAAGTTGAGTCTTTAGGTGTATGCTGATATAGGGAACGTACGGAATAATTAACACTGTCATTGCGAGGAGTGAAGCGGTTGCGAGGCGAAAGCTGAAGCAAACCCGGAGATTCCTTACTGATATGCTCGGGACAGACTTCAGAATCTCTGTCTTTAGGATTGCTTCGGACAATACCCTCGCAATGACCGGCGAGGTAGTCTTTCCTTAATAAGTTTTTCCTGAACGGATTCGGGCGTATAGTGAAACAGTATATGTGAGAGTAAGGGAATTGAGAATGGTTTTTCTATGATAACCACAGATGAACACAAATAAACAACGAAAAGGCAAGCCCCAAAATACCTTTCTCCCCCTTCACCTTTCACTTACATACATTTGCGTCCCAATAAAATCTTAATATCATGAGAATCAGACCTTCAAAATAAAAGAGAGATTTATGGAGATCCAAAAATAAAGAGGTTTCAAAAGGAAGCTTGTCCTTAATTTAAAATCTGGCTATAGATAAAGAAAACTCCTTTACAATTGGATTTATCCGGGTATGATAATACCGAATAGTTTTTAACATAAGTCAAGGAGGTATATATGGAATTTCATGCTATTTATGAGCAGGATGGTGAGTGAGTGACTAAACCCCCGGTATTATCAGGAGACAAACTCATTAAGCTTCTTAAAAAGGCTGGATTTCACATAGTACAGCAGGCAGCATCCGTCGAACAACAAGCGACATGGATCAAGCTGTTTGCAGACTTAAGCAGGTCAACAAGATTATAGGAGTTGCAGCAGCTGTGTTAGACTTGCTGCTGCAGTTGCTACAAGCAATGCCAGTGCCATTGCTACAGCACTGGATGAGGCAGCAACTGCTGTCTCCTAATTTGAATTCTTATATCATCTTATTTACCTCTAAAAACCTCAAAACCTTTCAGATACTCATCGAATTCTATCGGTGCTTCTATTCCAAGTTTGGCCAATAAATCTATTGCTTCGCTTATTGAAATATCAAGCTTTCTGGATAATCCCTCTAAGGATAGTTTTCCCTCCTTGTAATATCTGATCATCAAAAATTCCCAGCCATATTCAAGAAGCTCCCTGGCTATTGTTGACTTATCCTTATGTTCAAGTTTGGAAAGTCCTTCAATCCTCTCCAAATCTTTATCTTTTAATATTAAATTTCTTCCCAGCATAGCTCCTCTTCAGATGTTAATAGCGGTCCTCAATTATTTTTTTACTGTATCTACCATAGACAGATAGTTTCTCAAGCTTGGTCAAAGCCATGGATTTTTCTAACCTATTCTGTGCTGCAAGACTTAAAAGAAGATGAATTGCAGTTGTAAATCGCTGGCCGATAACCTTACATGCCTTTATTGTTGGTCCATCATCTACTGCTATTGCACAATCAAGCCTTCTAGCCAACCAAAGGGCTTCAGCTTCCCCAGCTTCTATTCTGAAATCACGTCGAATCTTTTTCATTGCCTCTACATTTCCTGCCTTTTTCACACGAATCTTTTTTTCGTTGATAAGGGTTGAAATCAGTGTACCATCTATACTTTCTTTTAAAAGGCACTCAGACTTCACCTTCTCTGGAATAATAACTTCTACCTCTTCTGTTATTTCCCGTAACAGTTCTATTTTTGCAAGCAGAATAAGCGTTGAGGCATCAAAGACGGTTTCCATGTTTACAATATACTACATTCGTAATCGCTTATCAAGTAAAACAAAGAATCCAAACTTAATTTCCTGCAGGATGATGTTACTGAGCACCGGAGAAATGAGTGAGATTAAGTTCTTTTTCTTTCCCTCATGCCTATTGAAGAGTCAAGACCATCAGCTATGCTGGTAGGTCAATCGTATCAAATTTAACCGAGTTTTTTCAAAACTAAAATGTTACTTTTATCTTATTCATCTGCGCAAATCTGTGTCCCAACAAGATCTTAATCTCATTATGAGCGGGATGGTGAATGGTGGAATTGTCCTGAGGTTCCTGGAGCTAATGGACAAGGGGAAACGCTTGAAGGATGCCGGGCAAACCTAATTGAGGCCATCAAATTAATCATGGAAGATTCTTTTGAGGATGCTATAAAGACTGCTCCACCTGATGCTATCAAAGAGACAATCTCAGTCTAAATGAAAAGAGAAAAATTACTCCAATATCGCAAAAAACATGGATGTGTTTTAAAGAGAGAATGCGCAAGGCATTCACTCTGGGTAAATTCGGAAAATAACCGAATTGAAGCCATTCCCCGCCACAAAGAGATTCCAAACAACTTGGTATTAAAAATAATCAAAAGAATGAAGTTGCCACAACCAGAAGGCTTAGGGTAAAAATGTGGGAAAATTTTTATCGGCTGATTAATTTAACCACACATAAGCACGCATAAACAACGAAAGTATAAACTAAAAATATCTTCCCCCTTTTTGCTTTTCACCTTTCACTTTTTACCTTCCCCTCTCCCTGTTCACCTTTAATATCGGAACTAGGCCTAAGATTTTATCCTGTTTATCTGTGTGCATCCGCGTCCCAATAATATTCTTGAGCACAACTGCGGCAAACAATACCACCCCCTGAGGCAAATTCTCCTCACCCCTCTTTCCCTTGTATTTTCAGCAATTTCCGGGAATTGGCCTAAAAACCCCTGCGGCAAAAAAACCGCACTTACTCAATAATTATAAGATCTTGAAAAGAAAAAAAATAATTATTTGGTTTTTATTACGGTAAAAAAATTTTTTTAAACATTCAGTGCCGAGAAA is a window from the Candidatus Jettenia sp. genome containing:
- the mnmE gene encoding tRNA uridine-5-carboxymethylaminomethyl(34) synthesis GTPase MnmE, producing the protein MFPETQDTIVAASTPSGRSLCAIIKISGPEAIQCIKDIFIPTPQVNLEHIPTYTSLCGHIHLPAEHVTIPVVLYIMKQPYSYTREDVVEIHTPGSPVIVEMLLYFILSNGIQTKKSIRLSQPGEFTKRAFLHGRIDLTQAEGVLHIIRAQTDRELNRAVAQLEGDVSKKMKHIQNDIVSLCSYIEAAIDFSDQDIELISTAEIRNRIEILEKNILQFLNQPETMKVTSEGIDTILYGNPNVGKSSLINALLGRKRSIVCEIPGTTRDVITSTLEIEGICFKLIDTAGIDNTEDVIMSGAMKMAQASLKRAQIVVLVFDGSIDISKQVKEMELEGLTVNVIVIINKCDLQKNKQIVEMPDMLKKYPLIHTSALTGEGLERLKELLKESVLGGRVNLSGDSTCFTVRQREAIQRSLQSIHRAMESAENDESHEFIALSLHEAIDILGEIAGEVTTEDILDKVFSEFCIGK
- the yidC gene encoding membrane protein insertase YidC; its protein translation is MVEPISEKTQEQEKKVIGKPGQSAIMPVESIKPQTEIPRKEIIIENELVKMVWTNEGAALKSVKLKRFKDPEAKETLELLKEDTTEYRPLAIDTILGKSDFREWRYTIAEHSKDKIVFTCSLEEGINIMKTISLPPDKYHVNVDVVLENKTDDDVSLAYSVIASSMIMHEGEPSTDMAAVAGVDMGNKRIKLVSTSPKNLPLKNESVGISWAGSMNKYFATILKPASSDWVGAVNAQAFDAQGIPINEKAEHGDFMVSIQTNKLRILPHDMVKHNYLYFVGPKKEEILQHYETLDALLTYGWLNAISKALLAFLNAVHRVLPNYGLSIIVLTILIKIILFPLTKKSQVSMFRMQQLQPMINQLKEKYKHDKQRMGKEQMLLFKKYGANPMSGCLPMLLQLPVFFALFRTLQLSFEMRQAPFVLWINDLSRPDTLMTLPFTIPFIGNALNILPLVMTGASFVQMKTTPKAPAADPQAQAQQKMMSFMPIMFAFILYNMPSGLTLYWTVSTVFSIIEGIIIRKSIKKIKIK
- a CDS encoding HAD-IIIA family hydrolase, whose protein sequence is MDFKSAVKNIKLVIIDVDGVLTDGSIYIDVNGYEIKAFHVLDGTGISYLHRVGIKTAIISGRTSKAVIHRAKELSIEDVYQGFKNKLEAYKAIQEKYDFRDEEICYIGDDLIDLPIFYRVGLPVAVANASPIVKQQSLYVTKAKGGTGAVREVAEKIIKFQDKWHIIMERYQNPHG
- a CDS encoding segregation/condensation protein A, whose translation is MTDGYKIELDIYNGPVDLLLYLIQREEVNIYDIPIARITDQYLQHVEALQTLDMNIAGDFLVMAATLMYIKSYMLLPRTEAQGDEEENIDPRLSLVKQLLEYKRYKESTFILERRAAEWEKRLARPYKELPAETSDKEEEIALEGIGIWDLLQRFSQLMKQTLSDVSAKVTYDDTPIQEYMDMVVKKVHTHTSIAFADLFTGIQERIRIIGFFLALLELVRLHKIRIEQPENYADIQISLHSSPLDEGLHY
- a CDS encoding KpsF/GutQ family sugar-phosphate isomerase; protein product: MKEKSLSDTAYAKEILFMESEAVRNLIDRLDHSFQKAVDLIFTCKGRVIVTGIGKAGIIGQKISATLASTGTPSYWIHSSEARHGDLGRIVANDIILALSNSGETEVVTLLPFVKQIGAKVIAITGNNKSSLASHSDVVLDIGKIKEPCPLGLAPSASSTAMLALGDALALTIFKKRNLSKEDYAFYHPGGELGRKLLTVEMVMRKNEGNPVADEDMILLDVLTIMTETAGKPGAVSIVDKQNKLVGFFTDGDLRRHLKNGVSFLQYRVKEVMTRSPKVINARCLAAEAYKILKDYKIDQLPVVDGSNTPIGIIDVQDLLEVGF
- a CDS encoding DUF4258 domain-containing protein codes for the protein MNIVNIIEAIQANRVRISDHADEEAEADKLTFDEVYFSVFHGEIIEDYPNDKPYPSCLIYGQTFSGCPVHSVWAYNEINL
- a CDS encoding site-2 protease family protein; translated protein: MDLNNLIISIPAILYALTIHEYFHGWAANRLGDPTARLQGRLTLNPLAHIDILGALCFVFAHFGWGKPVPINPYNFKNPRRDNMIVSFAGPASNFASAFLFGVIFQLLRKMPFIPANMSALFYNLLISGIIMNLSLAFFNMIPLFPLDGSHIMESLLPYEMSQKYKQIERYSPFILLGLIILGNYGGISILGMIIGPPIQYFLRLFTGL
- a CDS encoding YgiT-type zinc finger protein — translated: MMPFEKCPICGGKMIEKEVEKLLRGGNNTAVLKVHAEVCLRCGERLYSQETVRKFEEIRVKLEHQDTVDFQPLGKSFQVM
- a CDS encoding Trm112 family protein — protein: MITRELLDILACPLCKTDVRLEGDRIVCTNCGRRYPIRDDIPVMLIDEAELPEKPKKER
- a CDS encoding cytidine/deoxycytidylate deaminase family protein, with translation MNKRPSWDEYFLRITREVAQRSTCLRRQVGALLVIDKHILTTGYNGAPSGIQHCLDIGCLREQLKIPPGERHELCRGLHAEMNALLQAANYGIKISGATLYSTTHPCSLCAKMLVNVGIKRIVTLTDYPDALAKEILSMANIKVEIVTLDNPPKE